From Channa argus isolate prfri chromosome 21, Channa argus male v1.0, whole genome shotgun sequence, one genomic window encodes:
- the kics2 gene encoding KICSTOR subunit 2 has protein sequence MMEVEELRPVPRERAILESFFTQLGMFSFDRAKDYVEKEKDNSKSAGAIWAALLAALAHLAAAEKAYHNMTFLGQKMGSQSFFSRKDSIRTIYTSLYNELRKVVMTGRHSQPGSAFYLEDLLSHLSEQLCHFTQARMEMADLYEKMHSLGSQKNINSDELITTLEAVLQKYSSKFHHPILGRVEEGFQTEVDVVTQLMCCQAQVSEWHFLPALLSLHGANSKLIAWGQLFQRQKETRKNLFGGQSQKVVQPPHLYMWLQRFQTALLAKFSFYFHEALSRQTTPTDMKALTARTTPDYHGMICSFIRKHDASNVSLVFDNRGSESFQGHGYHHPHSYREAPKGVEQFPAVVSLPSGERPLTHWPNVIMMMGDRAAELNTLDKVVHFYDDKVQSTYYLTRPEPHFTLVVIFDGRKSEKDLHIAGFLQEISGSLRNSKPFSTLKPGSKG, from the exons ATGATGGAAGTGGAGGAGCTGCGCCCCGTTCCCCGGGAGCGGGCCATTCTGGAGAGCTTCTTCACGCAGCTCGGCATGTTTTCTTTCGACCGGGCCAAGGACTAtgtggagaaggagaaggacaacaGCAAGAGCGCCGGGGCCATCTGGGCCGCTCTGCTGGCCGCCCTGGCTCACCTGGCCGCCGCAGAGAAAGCGTACCACAACATGACATTCCTCGGACAGAAAATGG gaaGCCAGTCTTTCTTCAGCCGCAAGGACTCCATCCGCACCATCTACACGTCCTTGTACAATGAGCTAAGGAAAGTGGTGATGACGGGGCGTCACAGCCAGCCAGGCTCCGCCTTCTACCTGGAGGACCTGCTTTCGCACCTGtcagagcagctctgtcatTTCACCCAGGCCCGCATGGAGATGGCGGACCTGTATGAGAAGATGCACTCACTGGGCAGCCAGAAGAATATTAACTCAGATGAGCTGATCACTACGCTGGAGGCTGTCCTGCAGAAATACAGCTCCAA GTTTCACCACCCCATCCTGGGCCGTGTGGAGGAGGGCTTTCAGACGGAGGTAGATGTGGTGACCCAGTTAATGTGCTGCCAGGCCCAAGTGTCTGAGTGGCATTTCCTGCCCGCTCTGCTCAGCCTGCACGGTGCCAACTCCAAGCTCATCGCCTGGGGTCAGCTGTTCCAGCGCCAGAAAGAGACCCGCAAGAATCTGTTTGGAGGTCAGTCTCAAAAGGTCGTGCAGCCTCCACACCTATACATGTGGCTGCAGCGCTTCCAGACGGCGCTCCTCGCCAAGTTCAGCTTCTACTTCCATGAAGCTCTGAGCCGCCAAACAACTCCAACTGACATGAAAGCTCTGACTGCCCGTACCACACCAGACTACCATGGCATGATCTGCTCCTTTATCCGCAAACATGATGCTAGCAACGTCTCTCTGGTGTTTGACAACCGCGGCTCAGAAAGCTTCCAAGGCCACGGCTACCACCACCCGCACTCATATCGAGAAGCACCAAAAGGCGTAGAGCAGTTCCCTGCTGTGGTTTCACTGCCCTCAGGAGAGCGGCCACTCACACACTGGCCTAACGTCATCATGATGATGGGAGACCGTGCCGCTGAGCTCAACACTTTGGACAAAGTGGTCCACTTCTACGATGATAAAGTCCAGAGCACCTACTACTTGACTCGGCCTGAGCCCCACTTTACTCTGGTGGTTATCTTTGATGGCAGGAAGTCAGAGAAGGATCTGCACATCGCTGGTTTCTTGCAGGAGATCTCGGGCTCACTGCGGAACTCCAAACCCTTCAGCACCCTCAAACCAGGGTCAAAGGGCTAA